In Candidatus Micrarchaeum acidiphilum ARMAN-2, the genomic window ACGCCTTCAGCGCCTCGGCAAGTGGAGTGAACTCCTTAATGTAATTATTCGATGCGTTGAACGCATCAGCCATTTTCTTTGTCTTATCGTATTTTGACTTTGAAGCTTCTAGCGCCTTGGCTGCCCTTGCCTTTTCCTTTTCGCTCTTTGCAACTTCAAGCCTCTTCTCGTTTTCGCTTATCCGGTTCTTAAGCTTCAGGAGCCCCAATTCTCCTAGGGCCTTGGAAGCTTTTTCCGGAGAGCCGTAAAGGCCAGATATCTCCTTTACCCTGTTGTTCGCATCTTCAAGCCTCAAGTTTATTTCCTTTGAGAAATCTTTTATTGCGCTTATCTGCTCAAGCGACTCGTTGAGTGCGCTCAGCGATGCAGATGCACGCTGCACATCGCTCTTTTCAGTTCCCTTAATATTCCTCTTCGCAGTCTTGCTAACCATAGAAGCACCTTCATTCATTATTGCAGTGATTTAGATATTTATTAGTTGCTTGCCGCCCTGGCAGGCCCATTTTTTCAGTGCCTGCAGGGTTTCAATCCTGAGCTAGGCAATATTAGCTTTGTAGTACTTGCATCCGCCCTTGAGCGGGCATGGGCTGCACTCGGGCTTTGTCTTGCAGTAGTTTTTGCCTAGTTCGACCAGCTGGGCATGCATGTCCTTGTATATGCTCACAGATTTCGGAAGCTCTGCATGGAAATGGGACTGCAGCTCGTCATACCCGATTTTTGGGTTGGTTCCATAAAGCCTTGACATTATCCTTTTTGTGTATGCGTCAACTACAAAAATGCGCTTTCCAGCAGCGTATAGCAGTACGGAATCTGCGGTTTCAGGGCCTATGCCATCCATTGACAGTAGTTCCTTGCGAAGTGCCGCTTTGTCCTTGGAAAGGAATGCCTTGACGCTGCCGCTGCTTGAAATTATGTGCTTTGATACCGCCTTGAGCCTTTTTGCTTTTTGCCGGTAGAAGCCGCTTGACCTTATCAGCTTTTGGAGCCTTTCTTCAGGCATCGAGGCAATCTTTGCGGGGTCCAAGGCTCCGTGCGATTTGAGGTTCGTTATAGCCTTCTCGACGTTGCTCCAGGAAGTTTGCTGCGTAAGTATTGCGCCTGCGATTATTTCAAACTGCGTCTCTCCAGGCCACCAGCTTCTAAATCCGAAGTGCCGCAGCAGGATCTTGTAGAGCGCTGGGATGTCGTATCGCATTGAATCTGCTTTTGCTGGCATGTATGTTTGCTTGTTCAGATCTTTATTTCTCCGGAGTTTATCTTTTTTATTATCTCCCTTGGATCCTCGTTCTCGCATTTTACACCCATGCTCTTGCACGTGCCAAGCACCTGCTTTGCCTTCTCTGCGAACGTGCCGCCGTATACCGCAGCTTCCTTTGACTTCGTTATCTTCTTGAGCTGCTCCAGGGTAAGGTTGCCTATTACCTCTTCCTTTGTCTTGGCCCCGGCTTGGGCGCCAAGCTCTTTGAGTATTAGGGCGCTAGTTGGCGGGGATCCCACTTCGACCTTGTAGGTCTTTGTAGAAGGATCCACTATCACCTTGACAGGTATCTTTATGCCTGCGTATTGCGCAGTGTTTTTATTTATTTCGGCTATTATGGCGCCGATGTTCACTCCAAGCGGCCCCAGCGCCGGGCCGAAAGGCGGTCCTGCAGTTGCTTTGCCGCCTTCTATGAGTCCAGATATTGTAATGTTTGCCATGCTAATCACTTAGTGCCATTTTTCAACTTCCTTCCGCGTTTGCCCTCTGTATTATCTTTGCAGTATTCATTTTTGTGGTTATAGGTATTGGAACAACCACGTCCATCAGCTCTACGGTTATGTCGCTTTTCAGCTCGTCAACTTTCAGCACCTTTGCCTTATAGCCTTTGAACGGCCCAGACGTGAATTCCACTATGTCGTTTCTGCTTATGTCCTGTGCTGTGGATTTAGTCGCTATTAGCTTTTCTACATCTGCCGGATCCATCGGCTTCGGTATTATGCCCTTTATGCTCCTTTCCTTTGTTATGAAGTTCCTGCATGCAAGCTCGTCCTGCGCCTCGACTATTATGTAGCCGCGCAGGCCCTCGATCACTATTATAGAATATATCGGCGCATCTCCCTTCGAAAGCTTGCTCTGCAGTATGTTGGCCGCTATGTTCTCCTGGCCGGAAGTTACTTTTACCACGAAATACATAAATATACCTTTTTTCTGATTTAATAGCAAACATGAAAGACCGAAATTTCCTTGATTAAGCCTGGTTTAATTGGTTATTTTATTTATTAATACTTTCCCATCTTACGTGATCCAGAATGCAGGAATATATAAAGGTACGCAGGACCGATGCAGAAAGGCTCAGGGTGGCGCTTTTGGATATCGGGGCGCTTTCCAGGGGCGTCAGAATACTGCATGATGATAGCTATGTCTACATTCCAGTTAACAATATTGATAGGCAAAATATTAAAAAGCTTGGTGGGGATTTCGATTTTGAGGTAACACGCAGAGGCGATGCGATTGAAAGGAAGGTGCAGCAGAGCTATGCTGAGAGGCTTTCTTCGGTTTTGCCAAAGAAGGATATAGACGAGATAGCTGGAGGGTACGAAGCGCTTGGGAACATAGCCATAATTGAGATACCGGAGAGGCTGTACAAAAGTCCGAAAGGCAAAAAGATTGGCGAAGCGATAATAGAGAGCAGCCGAACAATAAGGACGGTGCTCGCAAAGGCCGGGCCTGTGAGCGGGCGCTTCAGGACCAGAAAATTCGCATTTGTCGCCGGGAAAAGGACTTACGTTGCCAGCTACCGGGAGAATGGCTGCACGTTCAGATTTGATGTCAGGAAAGTTTTCTTCTCGTCCAAGCTCTCTTTTGAAAGGAAGAGGATTGCGAAGGCCGCGGGCGACCACGAAAACATTGCCGTTCCGTTTGCTGGCGTGGGACCCTTTGCCATTGAGATTGCAAAGGCGCACCCTACGTCCAGGATTGTGGCTATCGAGCTCAACAAACATGCTTACGGATACATGCTTGAAAACATAGGGATAAACAAGGTCGGCAACGTGGCTCCGGTGCTCGGAGATTTCGCGGACTTCGCCGAAAAGAATGCAGCGTGGGCCGATAGGGTGGTTATGCCCATGCCGAAGGCCGGGCTTGAGTTTGTCGTAGCAGCTCTGCACATCGCCAAGCAGAAGGCGAACTTCCACCTGTACACGTTTTGCGAAGCTGAAGGCGGAACCGATAAGGTATTTGGCGAGATAGAAAGAATTGCCGCCGACCATGGAAGGAGGGCAGGCTTAGTTTCTGCAAGAAGGGTAAGAAACTATTCAAGCAGCGAGATCGAAGTGGCCATAGACTTCAAGACATGGTAGGGTCGGCAGCGGGAAGTCGCTACAGATCCTTCTTTATCCGCGCTAAGTCAACTATCCTCTTGTACGTGGGTGGATGAGTTGCAAACATTGAGTTCAGTGCATTCAGCGGACCGCCCCTGTTTTTCCTGGCTTCGCTTACCAGCCTGTTTATGTCTATGTCAGGTACCAGCTCCTTTATCTCGTTAATATGGGTCTTCAAGTCCTTTATGTCCTTTTCCACATTAAAAAAGTCAACTATGTAGAGCGATCTTGCAACCGTGGAGTTATTCGATGAGGCAGGCGCTGCGGCGCCGCTGGCAGTTATCTTTAGCAGAGCGGAAGCCAAGTCGCCGGGCTTTTTTGTGGCGCTTGCCGAATAGCTGTCTGCATAACTCTCTCTGGCCCTGGAAAGAGACAGCATAAGCATCTCTGCGACAAAGTACACTATGAATGCAACTACGCCAAGGAGCATTATGTAGGAGCTGCTGTTCCTAGAGTCGTTGAACATTCCGGCCCAGAGTATGTTCTGCGCTATTATGAATGCCAGCATGGGTATGAAGGCGACCATGGTCATTATTATTACGTCATTGTGTCTGAGGTGCCCGATCTCGTGCTCTATCACTGCCTTGAGTTCGTCAGAGTTGAGCCTTGCAAGCAGCCCTTCATGAATTACAAGCGTTGCGCTGCGCCTTGTCCTGCCGAAAACGAATGCATTGGGATCCTTTGCAGGGGCTATTGCTATTCTTGGCACCGGAACCTTTGCAGAGTCTGCGGCGCTCTTGACAAACTGCTGTATTTGCGGGTATTCGTTGCCAGTTATATAGTGCAGCTTTGATGCCGCTGCGAGTATCTTCGGAGACACGTACCACTGTATGATGAAGTAGGCAAGCGCCACAAGCAGTATAATGTAGGTATCTGCGCCCATGTAGAACATTACCGCGTAGATTATTCCGAAGCCGATGGCGAATGACAGTATTAGGGTAATATACATCCTAAATGTAAGGTCCAAATCATTGGTCGCACTAACACCCCGTATCTGCAATTTTTATTTTCTGCGCACTACTTTAAACCTTTGCATGGGATTATGTACCGCTTTATCAACAAGAGTTTGCGATGTGATTAATGGCTGCGGGAAGCGCAGGTGCATGCCTTGGCTGTTAATTTATAAATATCTTGTAATGCAATTACTATCCATATGCAGGATCCCATGCCGGAGTGCCCAAAATGCAGGATGGTGCTTAATATAATAGAGGAAAACGGAGACGTCTATTACCATTGCGCAGCCTGCGGCTACAAGCAGCTCTTCCCGAACTGGGTAGACCATGAATGCCAAAAGTGCGGCTTCGGCAAGGCGCAGCTTCTCTTCTACGGCATAATAGTCGGGGACGAGGCGCCGCTCAGCATGTATAAGTGCCTTAAATGCGGTAGCGTTGTACGGGACGGCTTTTCATGAGGCGGGAATTTATGCCTTTGGTATTGCTTTATAATTATGGTATGCATGATTAATATCGGGGTTATGGCATGGCAAAAGTTTTGATATCTTGCATGGACCGAAGGCTCAACCTAGAGTTGGACAGCAGGGCGAAGGACATGGCGAAAGACGGTTCCGAAGTCATTGTGCTGCGCAATGCTGGAGCCAATGTCGGCGGACTCGAAGAATCGATGAGAGCGATAGAGGAGTTTGCAGGCATAGACCAGATAGTAATAGCAACTCATGATGATTGCGGGGCGATGAAGTTCGTAGCCGGATGCCTTGATGGCAGATACACGTACGACAGAGACCTCGGCAGCAAGCTGGTGGAGCCGTTTGAGAAACATGCCGGCGAGAACTTGGATATCGCAAACCAGAAGGTGCAGAGGAGCAGGGCCGTAGACCTCTCAAAGGCCCTTGGACTGGATGCCAGGATTGAGGTGTCGCCGATATCGGTAAGTAGCATAGAAATTCAAGAGAGCACAAAGGGGGCACATCACGCACTGCTAGTAGGAAATGGCATTTACAAGGCCGGATTCGAGAAGGCTATCAGAAAGGCCGGGCTTGAAACCTTTGAAACGTATGTCATAGACGCGCCCGTGCTGTCAGAGACCGTTCCGGACATAAAGATAGCTAGAGACGTACTTGGCATATCAGATATCAGAGTGGTGTCGCTAAACCAAAGACAGGAAGCCAAAAACGCGAAATTCATTGAAATGGCGAAGGGCATCGGCATGGAGCACTTGAAGGTCTACAAGATCAGGGACAGGGCGCCAGCCTAAGAATTGCGCATGATTCCAATAAAGCTCATATGCTCATGAAGTTGTACGGAAGGCGGTTCATATTTATGGTATTGAACCTCAGTATCTTGTCCAGGCTGTCCAGTGACGTCTGACCCAGTATCCTTGGTATTACCAGATAGTAGTAGTCCTTGGACTTGAACGCCTTTATTAGAATGTAGTCCTTTGTAAGCAGGAAGCCGATTATGTGATAGTCGTTTTCCCTAAGCTGGCGGCTCACGAAGGCTAACTTGTTTTCAACATCCAATTTATCACAATAACCAATATTACGCGGCTATTATATTTAATGCTTTACGTGAGGCCGCGTCATTGGTATATTGAATGGTAGGTGTTTCCAGCCTCGTCGTCTATTACTATGCATTCGCCTTCGCACTGTATGAGGCAGGCTTGGCATAGGATGCATGCTGAGCCGTTTACCGCGACGGATATCCCGCCGCTTGTGCCGTCGTTTGTGTCGGCAAAATGCTTGTGACCGTCCTGCACCTGGCCCCACTTTTGCACCACCGCCGGGTCGCTTTGCCCCTTCCACTGCATTTCTGGAGGTGCCACGTCGGCGTTTACCTCGTCCTGCTTCGTCCTGTCCCTGAGCTCGAATACACTCACGGGGCAGACGTCCTTGCAGTGCTGGCACCCGGTGCATTTTGGTTTTTCAACGTATACTTTCATTTTTCACACCTGGTTTTGGCTTACCTTCTTTTTCTTTACCAGCTTTAGCTCGTAATCCTCCATTTTAGAGTAAGCCTCTTCTAACTTGTCACGCTTCACACCCTTTGGCAGGCTTATCTCCTTGTCGTCTATTCTGTGCCTGCCGAGGGCATCAAGCATCTGCCTATGGAATTGCATCTTCTTCTTTACAACCTCGTCATGAGACATCCCATCACCCAACCCTAATTGGTGGAAAAATTATTTAATACAGTTGCTCGCGGTTGTATATGTTTATTATTGTCGCCTGCAGCCACGCGGCGAATTTGTTCTTAGGTATGAAGTCTAGGAAGCCGAGCATCTGTTCCGTTGTCCGCTCTATTATCTCGTCGCGCTTCTTCGCCGCGAAGCCTATGCCGTCGTATTTTTCTATTGCGCCTATTACGAATTTTATCTCCTCCCCGGTTTTCTGCTCGCGAGGCTTGTTGTAGATCTCAGCAAGCCTCTGCTTTT contains:
- a CDS encoding HhH-GPD family protein; protein product: MRERGSKGDNKKDKLRRNKDLNKQTYMPAKADSMRYDIPALYKILLRHFGFRSWWPGETQFEIIAGAILTQQTSWSNVEKAITNLKSHGALDPAKIASMPEERLQKLIRSSGFYRQKAKRLKAVSKHIISSSGSVKAFLSKDKAALRKELLSMDGIGPETADSVLLYAAGKRIFVVDAYTKRIMSRLYGTNPKIGYDELQSHFHAELPKSVSIYKDMHAQLVELGKNYCKTKPECSPCPLKGGCKYYKANIA
- a CDS encoding peptidase M48 Ste24p → MQIRGVSATNDLDLTFRMYITLILSFAIGFGIIYAVMFYMGADTYIILLVALAYFIIQWYVSPKILAAASKLHYITGNEYPQIQQFVKSAADSAKVPVPRIAIAPAKDPNAFVFGRTRRSATLVIHEGLLARLNSDELKAVIEHEIGHLRHNDVIIMTMVAFIPMLAFIIAQNILWAGMFNDSRNSSSYIMLLGVVAFIVYFVAEMLMLSLSRARESYADSYSASATKKPGDLASALLKITASGAAAPASSNNSTVARSLYIVDFFNVEKDIKDLKTHINEIKELVPDIDINRLVSEARKNRGGPLNALNSMFATHPPTYKRIVDLARIKKDL
- a CDS encoding NusG antitermination factor, giving the protein MYFVVKVTSGQENIAANILQSKLSKGDAPIYSIIVIEGLRGYIIVEAQDELACRNFITKERSIKGIIPKPMDPADVEKLIATKSTAQDISRNDIVEFTSGPFKGYKAKVLKVDELKSDITVELMDVVVPIPITTKMNTAKIIQRANAEGS
- a CDS encoding 4Fe-4S ferredoxin iron-sulfur binding domain protein, giving the protein MKVYVEKPKCTGCQHCKDVCPVSVFELRDRTKQDEVNADVAPPEMQWKGQSDPAVVQKWGQVQDGHKHFADTNDGTSGGISVAVNGSACILCQACLIQCEGECIVIDDEAGNTYHSIYQ
- a CDS encoding ribosomal protein L11, encoding MANITISGLIEGGKATAGPPFGPALGPLGVNIGAIIAEINKNTAQYAGIKIPVKVIVDPSTKTYKVEVGSPPTSALILKELGAQAGAKTKEEVIGNLTLEQLKKITKSKEAAVYGGTFAEKAKQVLGTCKSMGVKCENEDPREIIKKINSGEIKI